The Actinomyces faecalis genome includes the window GACCAGTGACTCCGAGACCACCGGCAAGACCCCGGGCACTGACCTGCGTGAGGGTGTGGAGACCATGCCGGTGCTCCTGCTGCGTCAGGCCCTGGCGGCTGGCGAGCTGGACGCTGCGGGGCAGTCGATCTTGTCAACCCTCTCCAGTGCTGACCTGGAGGATGACGCCGTGCTCAGTGAGGTGGTCGCGCGCCTGCGCGAGCACCCCGTGCTCGCACGCACGCGCGAGATGGCGATGACGTGGGCCGAGGACGCGGTGGCGGTGCTCTCCGGGCTGGAGGAGGCTGTCGTCGCTGGAACGCGTGAGCGGCTGGCAGAGGTCGGCGCTGGTACTGACCAGGTGGAGGCGGCTGTGGCTGATGCGCGTGTGCGCGTGGGGCAGGTACGTGAGGCGATGGAGCAGTTCGCTCGGCTCCTCGTCGACCGTGCGGCCTGACCGCGATCGAGATCCTGACGCCGTTGCGGGCACCGAGATCGTCATCGCGGTGCCCGCAACGGCATGAAGGACGCAGCGTGCCATCAGGGCGTGAGGTGCGTCCCGTCTCCTGGGTAAGGACGGGCTTGGTCCGTAGACTGTCTGGTGGCCCGCGCCGTCGTCGTCCCTCCTCAAGGAGACGGCGGCACACGGACGCGCCGAGCCGCCAGGTTGAGTACCCAAGATCAGGAAACCAGTCACAGTGAGCACACGTCCCCTGTCAGTCGCCGTCATTGGTGCGGGCCCTGCCGGCATCTACGCCTCCGACATCCTGTCCAAGTCAGGGCTGGACGTGAGCATCGACCTGTTCGAGCGCCTGCCCGCTCCCTACGGCCTCGTGCGTTACGGCGTGGCTCCCGACCACCCGCGTATCAAGCAGATCATCGTGGCGCTGTACAAGATCCTGCAGCGTGGGGACATCCGCCTCGTCGGCAACGTCGAGGTGGGACGTGACATCTCTGTGGCTGAGCTGCACGAGCACTACGACGCCCTCATCTTCTCCACCGGCGCGGACACTGACGCGCCCCTCGACATCCCCGGCATCGACGCCCCGGAGTCCTACGGCGGCGCGGACTTCGTGTCCTGGTACGACGGTCACCCTGACCACCCACGTACCTGGGACCTGTCGGCCCGTGAGGTCGCCGTCATCGGCGTGGGGAACGTGGGGCTGGACATCGCGCGCGTGCTCGCCAAGCACCCCGAGGACCTCATGACCACCGAGGTGCCGGCCAACGTCGCCGAGATCCTCAGGACCTCCCCGGTCACGGACGTGCACGTCTTCGGCCGCCGCGGTCCCGCGCAGGTCAAGTTCACCCCGCTGGAGCTGCGCGAGCTCGGCAAGCAGCCTGACGTCGACGTGACCGTCGACGAGGAGGACTTCGAGTACGACGCCGGCAGCGAGGAGGCGCTTCGCTCATCCAACCAGCAGCGTCAGGTGGTCAAGGCCCTGGAGGGCTACGCCATGCAGGAGCCGGAGGACCTGACGGCCTCACGCACCATCCACATCCACCTCTTCCAGGCGCCTGACGAGGTGCTGCTGGACGAGGACGGGCACGTGTGCGGTCTGCGTACCGAGCGCACTCGCCTGAACGGGGACGGTAGTGTCTGCGGGACGGGGGAGTACCGCGACTGGCCCGTCCAGGCGGTCTACCGTGCCGTGGGCTATGCCGGCAGCCCGATCGAGGGCCTGCCCTTCGACCACGAGCGGCACGTGATGCCTAATGAGGGCGGGCGCGTGCTCGGTGAGGACGGTGCGCCGCTCACCGGCGTCTACGCCACCGGCTGGATCCGCCGCGGCCCGATCGGACTCATCGGGTCGACCAAGTCCGACGCCCAGGAGACGATCGCTCACCTTGTCGAGGACGCCCAGGCCGGGCTGCTGCACGCCACGACTGACGACGAGGCACAGGTGGGACACGACGCCCTGCTGGCGCTGCTGGACTCCCGCCACGTGCCGTACACGACGTGGGAGGGCTGGGAGCTGCTCGATGCCTACGAGCGTGAGCTCGGCCAGGACTACGGCGAGGTGGAGGTCACCGGCGGTGACATGAGGCCGCGCGAGCGGGTCAAGGTGGTCTCCCGTGAGGCCATGACGGCGATCTCCCGCCAGGAGCAGGCGCCGTCCGACCTCATTGGCCAGCCCGATCCAGATCGTGTGCCGGAGCGGGTGGCTCACCGCCTGCCGGAGCGCCCGCAGGCCTGAGCACCGCCTACCTTGGCGGCGTGCCTGCCCGCTGAGGGCGTGCCTGTGTCCTGTGGCGGCGTATACCGCTGTTGGGGGCGTGCCTGACGACGTCGTCAGGCACGCCCCCAACACATATCCACGCCCTCGCCGAGGGCAAGCACGCCGCCAGCGCCTAGATACGCCGCCACGGTGGGGGCTGTGCTTGGCCGGACTCAGAGGACTCCCAGGTGTCGTCCATACAATCGCGCCATGACCGGTACCGATCACCACAACGGGCTCAAGACCGCCGTGCTCATGGGCGGGCTGTGGGGCCTCCTGCTGCTTATCGGCTGGCTGCTCGCCCAGGGCACCGGCTCCAGCGTCTGGCTCATCATCATGCCGGCGATCGGCGTGGCCCAGACGACCTACACCTACTGGAACTCTGACAAGCTGGCTGTGCGCTCCATGGGAGCCATCGAGGTCACGCCCGAGCAGCAGCCGGTGATGCACGCCGTCGTGCGCGAGCTGTCGACCAAGGCCGGCCAGCCCATGCCGCGTCTGTACGTCGCCCCGACCATGAGCCCCAACGCCTTTGCCACAGGACGTAACCCTGAGCACGCAGCGGTATGCTGCACCCAGGGAATCCTGCAGCTGCTCAACGAGCGCGAGCTGCGGGGAGTGCTGGGCCACGAGCTCTCCCACGTCTACAACCGAGACATCCTCACCGGCTCCGTCGCAGCGGGTATCGCGGGCGTCATCTCCTCGGTGGCGCAGATGGTGCTGTGGTTCGGGGGCGGACGGGACCGGCGTGACTCCAACGTCGTGGTCCTGCTCCTGATCTCGATCCTGGCTCCGATAGCCGCCAGCCTCACCCAGTTCGCCGTCTCACGGACTCGCGAGTACGACGCCGACCATGACGGCGCGGTCCTCACCGGTGACCCGCTTGCCCTGGCCAGCGCCCTGCGCAGGCTGGAGACCGGTGTCGCTGCGGCGCCAATGGCTCAGGAGCCTCGGGTGGAGCCGGTGAGCTCGATGATGATCGCCAACCCCTTCGGACGGGTCCGCACCCTGTTCGCGACCCACCCGCCGATGGGTCAGCGCATCGCACGCCTGGAGCAGATGGCTGGCTACTAGGCGCTGCGTCGCTGGCAGACGCGTACGGGCCCGAGGCGGAGGTGATCCGCCTCGGGCCCGTACCCTGGCCAGGAGCGTCCCTTCGTGCAGCAACGTCGCCGGCGCGCCTGCGACGCGGCCGCGCCAGGCCGCGAGCTTAGCGGTAGTTGACGAACTGAAGAGGGACGTCGACGTCGAGCTCCTTGAGCAGCGCGATGACGGACTGGAGGTCGTCACGGGACTTGGAGGACACGCGGACCTCATCGCCCTGGATCGTGGCCTTGACGCCCTTGGGTCCCTCGTCACGGATGACCTTGGTGACCTTCTTGGCGACCTCCTGGGTCAGGCCCTCCTTGAGCGGGCAGACGAGCTTGTAGATCTTGCCTGAGGGCTTGGGCTCCTTGTCTGCCAGGTCGAGAGCCTTGAGCGAGACTCCGCGCCGGAAGAGCCTGGACTGCAGGACGTCGAGCACGGCCAGGACCCGCTCGGCTGAGCTGGCCTGCAGGGTAATGGTGTCGCCTGCCAGGTCGACGCCGGCGTCCACGCCGCGGAAGTCGTAACGCTGGGAGATCTCCTTGGCGGTCTGGTTGACGGCGTTGTCCACCTCCTGGCGATCGAGCTTGGAGACGACGTCGAAGGAGGAGTCGGAGGCCATGGCTGTCCTTTCTCGTGGGTCTTCGTCACGGTACCCAGGCACCAGGGCGCAAGGTGCGGCCGTACGTGTACCCACCCTTGTGTGAGCAGGGTCCTATGTGCGCGATTGGCGCCCCGGGTGCCGGGCTTGCTATTCTTCCACGGCACCGAGCAGCGATCGATCTGATCGATGGGCGGAGCAAGGCGGGTTGCCCGAGCGGCCAATGGGAGCTGACTGTAAATCAGCCGCGGAATGCTACGGGGGTTCGAATCCCTCACCCGCCACGGTGACTGTCAGGTCGTTGTGTCCTGGCGGTGATCTCCGCCCTCTCGGGGGTGGACCGCAGTGAGCGAAGCCACGCAGAGCCGGATTGCGAGAGCAAAACGGATCTGCTTAAGATTCCGCTCGTTGCCCCGATAGCTCAGTCGGCAGAGCGTCTCCATGGTAAGGAGAAGGTCAAGGGTTCGATTCCCTTTCGGGGCTCTGACACTGTGGGGGCCGTTCGGCCCCCGTTGTGTTGATATGGCGAGGTAGCTCAGCTGGTTAGAGCGCACGACTCATAATCGTGAGGTCGAGGGTTCGAGTCCCTCCCCCGCTACGCAAGGTTTCGAGCAAGGCGCCCACCGGCTCGAGGATCAATCAGAGGAGAGACACGTGGCTAGCAAGTCCAGCGACGTTCGCCCCAAGATCACTCTGGCTTGCTCGGAGTGCAAGGAGCGTAACTACATCACCAAGAAGAACCGTCGGAACACCCCCGACCGGCTCGCGCTGAAGAAGTTCTGCGCCCGTTGCGGCAAGCACACGGAGCACCGCGAGACCCGCTGAGTCTTCCCGCGCCACCCCCGGTAGCATCCGGGTATGAGCGCTACGGACCCCGTCGACCTCCCGTCGGCGGGGTCTCGCCATGCCTGGGAGATGGTGGCCGTCGATGGCGCGACGCAGGTGGACGCTCCGGCGCTGGTACACGTCCTGACGGCGGTCCTGCGTCGTAGCAGCACGTGGGCCTGCGAGCCCGAGGGGAACCTTGAGCGGCGGGCTGTCGGCGCGGTCGCCGGGCTCGGTCCCGCTCTGCTTGTCCTGGCACGGCTGCGGTCCTCTGGCCTGCTGGTCTGGGACGGTCTTGTCCATCGGCGCCTGCGTGTGGTTCCCGCCGACTCAGGCTCATCGAGTGACGAGGGCGTGCTGCGGCTGGCGACGACGCGGCGTGCAGGCTGGGAGATGACGGAGGTCGGGTCCTTGGCCGGGGGCTGGCAGGTGACGACCTGGCTGGCCTGGCCACAGGCGGGACGGCGCGCTGGACCTGCGGGGCCGGGCGCGGGTGCGTCGGCTCTGACGGGTGAGCCAGGCGAGGCGTCGTTCTCCTCCGGTACCTCCGAGGATCCTGAGATCCTTGTGCTCCCGCAGGACGTCCAGGCCTGGGCGCGGGCCAGCGGGGATGACAACCGTCTGCACCTGGTTCCCGGTGCCGCCAGGCACCAGGGGCTGAGCAGTGACGACGGTGTCATCGTGCACGGAATGCTGCTGGCGGCGCTGAGCATGGTCCTTGAGCCGGCCTCGGGGGCAGTCGACCTGCGGTTTGTCGCCCCGGTGCCCCTGACCGACCGGGCCGGGCTGTGGGCGCGCGGAGGCAGTCTGTACGACGTGCGGGGCCTGGTACTGCGCCGTCGGTCCTGAGCCTGCCGCCCGGACGGGTGCGGGCTGCGCCTGGGTGAGGCTCAGGCTGCTCGCGGTGTGATCGCACGTATGAGTGATGGGCTAGGCTCCCGCGAGTCTGTCATCCCCTCCCGTGCGGCCACGAGGTCCTCAGCTGTGGTGAGTGGCCGCACAGCGTGTGTGCGTGGACAGTGATATACAGGGAGGGTCGTTCAATCGTGAACGACTTTGAGTGAAGGAGTATGACATGACCAGCGCGCACCAGGCGTCTGTGCAGGCCGTACAGGGCGGTGCTGGTACCCCCGCAGTCAGCGGCTGCGGTCAGGCCTCGCTGGACGCGCCAGTGGCGGGATGTGGCCAGGGGAGCCTTGAGCCCTCGGCCTGCGGCCAGGGCAGCGTCGAGACCTCGGCCTGCGGCCAGGAGGCTATGGAGGAGGACGCGGCGACCGACTCGTGCGGTCAGGCTGCGAGCGGCTGCGGCCAGACCTCCCCGCGCCTGCTCAACGCCCAGGAGATGGCGGCGTGGAGAGCCTTCCTCGCGGCCTCGATCAGTGTGACCGGGAGCCTCAACCACGAGCTGGAGACAGAGGCCGGCCTGTCCATGCACGAGTACGAGATCCTGGTGCGCCTGTCCGAGGCTCCAGGACACAGCCTGCGGATGTCGGCCCTGGCAGAGCACGTCTCCCACTCCCGCTCGCGCCTGACACATACCGTAGGGCGCCTGGAGAAAGGAGGCTACGTCGAGCGCAGCTCCTGCTCCTCCGACCGCAGGGGCGTCAACTGCCACCTCACCGAGACAGGCATGGACGTCCTGCGAGCCGCTGCCCCCGTGCACCTCGACGGCGTACGTCGTCACGTCATCGAGAGGCTCCAGCCAGGTCAGCTGGAGCTGTTCACCTCGATGCTCTCGGCGCTAGCCGACCCTGACGAGCAGCTGTGACCCTGGGGCCGGCAGCAGGCCTGCCAGCTCGTCCCACACCGCCTCCAGCGCTGGTAGGAGCGGCAGGGTCCCACCGCCCGGGTGCTGCCAGGAACCGTCTTCAGGAACCAGCCTGACCCACTCCAGACGGGTCGACTCGCCGTCAGCGGCGACCAGGCGGTCCCAGGCGGGATCGGCAGCGGCCTGCGCGGTGAAGGTCGAGTAGCTCCAGGGGCCGTGGTCCTGAACGTGTGACAGGCCGAGCCTCAGCGTGCGCGCTGGCAGCCCCGTCTCCTCCTCGAGCTCGCGCAGAGCCGCCTCAGCGGGGCTCTCTCCCTCGGCGACGGCGCCGCCGGGAAGCCCCCAGGTTCCTCCCCGGTGGGTCCAGCCAGCCCGCAGCTGCAAGAGCACCTCGAGGCCTGCCTCGTCGTGCGAGCGAGTCTCGTCGCTGTGACCACCGGGTGGTACCTCGTCCCGCGACGGCGCTGCTAGGCGCCACGCCAGCACTCCTGCTGCCCCTCGTAGGCCCCAGTGACGTGAGCCGCAGCTGCACTCCACCCACCCGTCACCCGGGTGGTGTACGCCTCCGACGTGCGTCAGGCGCGGTGCAGGGGTCCCCTCGGCCGGAGGAGCAGGACAGGTCAGGACGCGGGCCAGCCATGAGCGAGTGCTCTCAGGAGCCACCAGCTCCTCGACCCAGCCCTGGTCCACTGCCTGCTCGCCGGCCTGGGCCGCACGCTCGCGCTCGATGAGCTCCTCGCGCAGCGCCTCGACGTCCTCGCCGTCCTGGCCGGCCTGACGAAGCTGACGTCGGCTGACCAGGTCCACGGCGCTGGCGGCGTCCATGACCCCGACCTGCGACCCGGGCCAGGCGGCGGTGCGACCGCCGGCCAGGGCCCGGGACCCGAGCGCGACGTAGGCTCCACCAAAGGCACGGCGTGTGATGAGCGTGAGCAGCAGGCCACCGCCTGCCTCGTAGCCGGCATAGGCGGCGACCATCCGTGCACCCAGTCGTACCGTTCCCGCACGCTCAGCCTGTGTCCCGGGCAGGAAGCCCGGGGTGTCGACCACCGTGAGCACAGGCAGCCCGAGCCGGGCGCACAGACCGACGTGCTCGGCGACCTTCTGGGAGGACAGCGGGTCCAGGGCGCCGGCGAGCACCGCGGGCTGGTTCGCCACGACGCCCAGCGGCACCCCCTCGACCCGGGCCAGGGCCGTGACCACGTTCGGAGCCCACTGGGGACGCAGCTCGATGAGGTCACCTCGATCGGTCAGGCGCCTGAGCAGCCCTCGTACGTCATACGGCTCGGAGGGGTCGGCAGGAACTGCCTGTGCAGTGAGACGGTCTCCGACCGCTACCTCAAGGCCGGCACCCCCGGTGCGCAGCGGCAGCGCCAGACCCTGGCTGGTCGGCACGCGCGCCAGCCCCACGAGGGCGCGAGCCGCGCGCCAGGCAGCTGCCTCGTCGGGGACAGTCAGGTGGGCGGTGCCGGCGTGACGCGCATGGACCTCGGCGCCGCCCAGCTTCTCGGGGCTCGTGCGCTCGCCGGTGGAGGAGGCCAGGATCGCGGGGCCGGTCAGGAAGACCTCCCCCTCGCCCTCCACCATGACCAGCAGGTCGGTCAGGGCGGGAGCGTAGGCGGCGCCGCCCGCGGCCGGGCCGAGGACCAGGCCGAGCTGCAGAGTGCGCCCGTGGGCGCGGGTCTGTGCCGCCAGGATGAGCCCGACCCCGGCCAGGGCGTTGACTCCCTCCTGGACCCGGGCGCCTCCGCCGTCGAGCAGGCTGATGACCGGGACGGCCTGGCTCGCCGCACGGTCGATGAGCCCGGCGACCCGGCGGGCGCCCGCCAGGCCGATCGTGCCACCCATGACGCTCGGGTCCTGCGCCCACACGGCAACCTCCCGCCCGGCTACCTGCGCCCAGGCGGTGAGGACGGCGTC containing:
- a CDS encoding FAD-dependent oxidoreductase, which gives rise to MSTRPLSVAVIGAGPAGIYASDILSKSGLDVSIDLFERLPAPYGLVRYGVAPDHPRIKQIIVALYKILQRGDIRLVGNVEVGRDISVAELHEHYDALIFSTGADTDAPLDIPGIDAPESYGGADFVSWYDGHPDHPRTWDLSAREVAVIGVGNVGLDIARVLAKHPEDLMTTEVPANVAEILRTSPVTDVHVFGRRGPAQVKFTPLELRELGKQPDVDVTVDEEDFEYDAGSEEALRSSNQQRQVVKALEGYAMQEPEDLTASRTIHIHLFQAPDEVLLDEDGHVCGLRTERTRLNGDGSVCGTGEYRDWPVQAVYRAVGYAGSPIEGLPFDHERHVMPNEGGRVLGEDGAPLTGVYATGWIRRGPIGLIGSTKSDAQETIAHLVEDAQAGLLHATTDDEAQVGHDALLALLDSRHVPYTTWEGWELLDAYERELGQDYGEVEVTGGDMRPRERVKVVSREAMTAISRQEQAPSDLIGQPDPDRVPERVAHRLPERPQA
- the htpX gene encoding zinc metalloprotease HtpX; this encodes MTGTDHHNGLKTAVLMGGLWGLLLLIGWLLAQGTGSSVWLIIMPAIGVAQTTYTYWNSDKLAVRSMGAIEVTPEQQPVMHAVVRELSTKAGQPMPRLYVAPTMSPNAFATGRNPEHAAVCCTQGILQLLNERELRGVLGHELSHVYNRDILTGSVAAGIAGVISSVAQMVLWFGGGRDRRDSNVVVLLLISILAPIAASLTQFAVSRTREYDADHDGAVLTGDPLALASALRRLETGVAAAPMAQEPRVEPVSSMMIANPFGRVRTLFATHPPMGQRIARLEQMAGY
- a CDS encoding YajQ family cyclic di-GMP-binding protein, whose protein sequence is MASDSSFDVVSKLDRQEVDNAVNQTAKEISQRYDFRGVDAGVDLAGDTITLQASSAERVLAVLDVLQSRLFRRGVSLKALDLADKEPKPSGKIYKLVCPLKEGLTQEVAKKVTKVIRDEGPKGVKATIQGDEVRVSSKSRDDLQSVIALLKELDVDVPLQFVNYR
- the rpmG gene encoding 50S ribosomal protein L33; the protein is MASKSSDVRPKITLACSECKERNYITKKNRRNTPDRLALKKFCARCGKHTEHRETR
- a CDS encoding MaoC/PaaZ C-terminal domain-containing protein — its product is MSATDPVDLPSAGSRHAWEMVAVDGATQVDAPALVHVLTAVLRRSSTWACEPEGNLERRAVGAVAGLGPALLVLARLRSSGLLVWDGLVHRRLRVVPADSGSSSDEGVLRLATTRRAGWEMTEVGSLAGGWQVTTWLAWPQAGRRAGPAGPGAGASALTGEPGEASFSSGTSEDPEILVLPQDVQAWARASGDDNRLHLVPGAARHQGLSSDDGVIVHGMLLAALSMVLEPASGAVDLRFVAPVPLTDRAGLWARGGSLYDVRGLVLRRRS
- a CDS encoding MarR family winged helix-turn-helix transcriptional regulator gives rise to the protein MTSAHQASVQAVQGGAGTPAVSGCGQASLDAPVAGCGQGSLEPSACGQGSVETSACGQEAMEEDAATDSCGQAASGCGQTSPRLLNAQEMAAWRAFLAASISVTGSLNHELETEAGLSMHEYEILVRLSEAPGHSLRMSALAEHVSHSRSRLTHTVGRLEKGGYVERSSCSSDRRGVNCHLTETGMDVLRAAAPVHLDGVRRHVIERLQPGQLELFTSMLSALADPDEQL